A portion of the Bacillus sp. es.034 genome contains these proteins:
- a CDS encoding PepSY domain-containing protein — translation MNWKSFVFGLGIGAAGGYLLKEKLDDSRLISAEKVLKDVKLSFKKEGSIDGSWIGMKPEDYQKHSVSTKVYKGGISRRKDGELEQYEFVADAYTGTVVDVYPLA, via the coding sequence ATGAACTGGAAATCTTTCGTATTTGGACTGGGAATCGGAGCAGCTGGCGGATATCTGCTTAAAGAAAAGCTCGATGATTCCCGCCTTATTTCTGCTGAAAAAGTATTAAAGGACGTCAAGCTTTCTTTCAAAAAAGAGGGCAGCATCGATGGTTCATGGATCGGGATGAAACCCGAAGACTATCAGAAGCACTCCGTCAGCACCAAAGTGTATAAAGGCGGTATATCAAGACGGAAAGACGGCGAGCTTGAGCAGTATGAGTTCGTAGCCGACGCTTATACCGGTACCGTTGTG